One Mycolicibacterium sarraceniae genomic window carries:
- a CDS encoding acyl-CoA dehydrogenase family protein yields MNFELTEDQELIRKSVRELASRFDDQYWMDKDQGHEFPIEFYDSIAKGGWLGMTIPQEYGGHGLGITEATLLAEEVARSGGAMNAASAIHLSIFGMQPVVVFGSDEMKAATLPRIVNGDLHVCFGVTEPGAGLDTSRITTFAKRDGDDYVVNGRKVWISKALESEKILLLTRTESRDDVENRGGKPTEGLSLFLTDIDRDHVDIRPIKKMGRNAVSSNEVFIDDLRVPVSDRIGEEGKGFSYILHGLNPERMLIAAEALGIGRVALDRAVRYANERVVFDRPIGMNQGIQFPLADSLARLDAAELILRKATWLYDNGKPCGREANMAKYLCADAGFGAADRALQTHGGMGYSEEYNISRFFRESRLMKIAPVSQEMILNFLAANVLGLPKSY; encoded by the coding sequence ATGAACTTCGAACTGACCGAAGATCAGGAACTGATCCGTAAGTCGGTGCGAGAGCTGGCATCACGCTTCGATGACCAGTACTGGATGGACAAGGACCAGGGGCACGAGTTTCCTATCGAGTTCTACGACTCCATCGCCAAGGGCGGCTGGCTTGGGATGACCATCCCGCAGGAGTACGGCGGCCACGGGCTGGGCATCACCGAGGCCACGCTGCTGGCCGAGGAGGTCGCTCGCTCCGGTGGCGCCATGAACGCCGCCAGCGCGATCCACCTGTCGATCTTCGGTATGCAGCCGGTGGTGGTGTTCGGCTCGGACGAGATGAAGGCTGCGACGCTGCCGCGGATCGTCAACGGGGACCTTCACGTCTGCTTCGGCGTCACCGAACCCGGTGCCGGACTCGATACTTCGCGCATCACGACGTTCGCCAAGCGTGACGGCGACGACTATGTTGTCAACGGCCGAAAAGTGTGGATCTCCAAGGCGCTGGAATCCGAGAAGATCCTGCTGCTGACCCGGACCGAGAGTCGCGACGACGTCGAGAACCGCGGCGGCAAGCCCACGGAGGGATTATCGCTGTTCCTCACCGATATCGACCGGGACCACGTCGACATCCGGCCCATCAAGAAGATGGGGCGCAACGCCGTCAGCTCCAACGAGGTGTTCATCGACGATCTGCGGGTCCCGGTCTCCGACCGCATCGGTGAAGAGGGCAAGGGCTTCTCCTACATCCTGCACGGGCTGAACCCCGAGCGAATGCTGATCGCCGCCGAGGCGCTGGGCATCGGGCGTGTGGCGCTGGACCGGGCGGTGAGATACGCCAACGAGCGCGTGGTGTTCGACCGGCCGATCGGGATGAACCAGGGGATCCAGTTCCCGCTGGCCGATTCGCTGGCGCGTCTGGACGCCGCCGAGCTGATCCTGCGCAAGGCGACGTGGCTCTACGACAACGGAAAGCCGTGCGGCCGCGAAGCCAATATGGCCAAATACCTTTGCGCGGACGCCGGATTCGGGGCAGCCGACCGTGCCCTGCAGACCCACGGCGGCATGGGCTACTCCGAGGAATACAACATCTCGCGGTTCTTCCGTGAATCACGCCTAATGAAGATCGCCCCGGTCAGCCAGGAGATGATCCTGAACTTCCTCGCGGCCAACGTTCTCGGCCTGCCCAAGAGTTACTAG